GCTTCGCGGGCAGAAACTGATCGTGGTGGACCCTCGCCGCCACGAGATGGCCGAGCGCGCCGACATCCATCTGTGCGGCAGGCCCAGCACCGACCTGGTCTGGGCCAGCGCCACGGCGCGCTACATCTTCGACCAGGGGTGGGAGGACAAGGCGTTCCTCGCCGAAAAGGTCAATGACGTGGAGGCCTATCGACGCTCGCTGGAACCTTTCACGCTGGACTTCGCCGAGCGGATCACGGGTCTGTCGCGCGACGACTTGGTCGCCGCCGCCACCGTGATCGCCCAAGCGAAAAGCGTCTGCCTGCTATGGGCCATGGGCATCACCCAGCACACGCACGGATCGGATACCAGCACGGCGCTGTCGAACCTGCTCCTGGTGACCGGCAATTACGGCAGGCCCGGCACGGGTGGCTATCCCATGCGCGGACACAACAACGTGCAGGGCGCCAGCGATTTCGGCTGCCTGAAAGACGTCTATCCCGGGTACGAGAAGGTCACCGACGCCGCCGTGCGGGCGAAGTGGGCCAAGGCCTGGAAGGTGCCGGTCGAACGGCTCTCCGACGAGGCCGGTCTCGACAACTTCCAGATGGTCGTCGAGGCCGCCAAGGGCAACGTCAAGGCGATGTGGGTCATCGGCGAGGAGACCGCCATTTCCGATGCCGACACCGCCAACGTCGAGAAAGCCTTTGCCGGGATCGAGTTCTTCGTGGTGCAGGACATGTTCCTGGGCCGCACGGCGCAATTCGCCGACGTGGTGCTGCCGGCGTGCCCCAGCCTGGAAAAAGACGGCACCTTCACCAATACCGAGCGCCGCATCCAGCGTTTCCACCAGGTGTTTCCGCCGCTGGGCGACAGCAAGCCCGATTGGTGGATACTCAACGAGGTCGCGAAGCGGCTGGGCCACGACTGGGGATATACGGGACCTGCCGACGTGATGCACGAATGCGCGGGCGTCGCGGAGATGTTTGCCGGCGTGACCTACGAACGGCTCGAGGGTTGGCGGTCGTTGCAATGGCCGGTGCGCGAGGACGGCACCGATACGCCGCTGCTCTATACCGACGGCTTCAAGTTCCCCGACCGCAAGGCGAAGCTGTATCCGCTGGAATGGAAGGAGCCCGGCGAGCAGGCCGACGCCGAGTACGACCTGATGGTCGACAACGGTCGCCTGCTCGAGCATTTCCAGTCCACCAACCAGTCGGGGAAGGGAGGGCGCATCACGTCGCTGTCGCCGGAATGGTTCGTCGAAGTGGGGCCCGACCTCGCGCGGGAACGCGGTATCGAGGACGGCACCTGGGTGCGACTCGTATCGCGCCGCGGCAGCGTGGAGCTGCGCGCGCTCGTGACCGACCGGGTGCGTGGCAATACGCTGTACCTGCCCATCCATCATTCCAAGCCCGGCGTGAACGCGCTTACCGGCGAGCATCACGACCCCGACGTGAACACGCCCGGTTACAAGGAACTCGCCGTGCGCATGGAGAAGCTCGATCGTCCGCAGGGCGAAACGCCGCTACCCCGCCGTAATTTCCGTTACGGTACGCGCACGCCCAACCATGGGCCCGACGCCACCACCAAGTGGTCGCGCGACGATTACGTGCCGCCGCCGACGCGCATGGCCCATCCGGAGAAACTGTAATGGCCGAGCCTGTCGAATACCGCCCGAGGCCCACGCCGACCGAGCCCTCGGCATACGAGGAACTCGACCGCCTGGTGCAAACGCTGCATGAGCAAGGTCTGCTGCGATTGGCGAACGATCTCGCCTCCGCGAACAAGGGCATCGTGGAGATCCTCGTACGGGGCCTCAGCACGCCTGGCGCGCAGAATGCGCTGCAAAACCTGGGCGCCGCGGCCATGGTGTTGGGGCGCGTGCCCCCCGGAACGTTCTACCGCGTCGCGGACGCGGCGCGGCTGGCGCTCGCGCGGCTTACCGAGGGTTCCGCCGATCACCCGGCCCCCGGGGTTCGGGGGGCCTATCGCCTGCTCAACGACGACGACGCATGGCGTACGCTGGGACCGCTCGCGGAAGCGCTCGGTGTATTCGGTCGGGCCATGTCGCGACCGCCGCCGGAGCGACCGATCACGGAGTATTCGGGGAAGGAAAGCGAGGCGTGAAGGCGCCATATCTACGGTGACCTTCGCCGATACGATCGGCTCCCACCCCTTCGGTAGCGGCCTTCCTACCGAAGGGGTGGGAGCCGATCGCATCGGCGAACCGGGCGAAGCGGCGCCTATGCCATGCCCGCGCCGGGCGCCCCATGCGAGAGTTCCCGCGAAATCTCCGCCGCCGCGTCCATCACCAGGCGCGACGTCGCCTTCATGTCCACCTTTGCCCCGCGACGCGCCAGGAACGGCACCGTCAGGGCGCACACCGCGTGGTTGCCTTCGACGATCGGCGCGGACAGGTCGGTCACCCCATCCACCACCTCGCTCGGGATACGCGCGAGTCCGGCGGCGCGAATGTCCTTGACGGTC
This window of the Luteibacter aegosomatis genome carries:
- the fdhF gene encoding formate dehydrogenase subunit alpha — protein: MSGLEFSIVVDGLPRDAHDGERLVDLFVRHGIEIPHVCYNEALGPLLTCDTCWVDVDGEPARSCDVVVREGMTVSTRDAHSLASREEGMDRVLSKHELYCTVCEHNTGDCTLHNTVVAMDMPIQRYPFVRKPYLKDASNPFYTYDPDQCILCGRCVEACQNVEVNETLSIDYASEHPRVLWDGGERIDGSSCVSCGHCVTVCPCNALMEKTMQPDAGPFTAIPEETKRPLIDIVKNLERTIGAPPITAVSEIDAKMRQAEIRRTKTVCTYCGVGCSFEMYTRDRHILKVQPSQGPANGISTCVKGKFGWDFVNDPARLTTPLIRENGAFREAGWDEALDLVASRLRAVQHRYGPKALGFIGSSKASNEEAYLTQKIARLIFGTNSVDNSSRYCQNPATMGLFRTVGYGGDAGSIADIASAELVVLVGSNTAECHPVIASKIKRSRKLRGQKLIVVDPRRHEMAERADIHLCGRPSTDLVWASATARYIFDQGWEDKAFLAEKVNDVEAYRRSLEPFTLDFAERITGLSRDDLVAAATVIAQAKSVCLLWAMGITQHTHGSDTSTALSNLLLVTGNYGRPGTGGYPMRGHNNVQGASDFGCLKDVYPGYEKVTDAAVRAKWAKAWKVPVERLSDEAGLDNFQMVVEAAKGNVKAMWVIGEETAISDADTANVEKAFAGIEFFVVQDMFLGRTAQFADVVLPACPSLEKDGTFTNTERRIQRFHQVFPPLGDSKPDWWILNEVAKRLGHDWGYTGPADVMHECAGVAEMFAGVTYERLEGWRSLQWPVREDGTDTPLLYTDGFKFPDRKAKLYPLEWKEPGEQADAEYDLMVDNGRLLEHFQSTNQSGKGGRITSLSPEWFVEVGPDLARERGIEDGTWVRLVSRRGSVELRALVTDRVRGNTLYLPIHHSKPGVNALTGEHHDPDVNTPGYKELAVRMEKLDRPQGETPLPRRNFRYGTRTPNHGPDATTKWSRDDYVPPPTRMAHPEKL
- a CDS encoding DUF1641 domain-containing protein, which produces MAEPVEYRPRPTPTEPSAYEELDRLVQTLHEQGLLRLANDLASANKGIVEILVRGLSTPGAQNALQNLGAAAMVLGRVPPGTFYRVADAARLALARLTEGSADHPAPGVRGAYRLLNDDDAWRTLGPLAEALGVFGRAMSRPPPERPITEYSGKESEA